A stretch of the Vidua chalybeata isolate OUT-0048 chromosome 19, bVidCha1 merged haplotype, whole genome shotgun sequence genome encodes the following:
- the HGS gene encoding hepatocyte growth factor-regulated tyrosine kinase substrate isoform X1, with product MGRGGGTFERLLDKATSQLLLETDWESILQICDMIRQGDTQAKYAVNAIKKKVNDKNPHVALYALEVMESVVKNCGQTVHDEVANKQTMEELKEILKRQVETSVRSKILYLIQAWAHAFRNEPKYKVVQDTYQIMKVEGHVFPEFKESDAMFAAERAPDWVDAEECHRCRVQFGVVTRKHHCRACGQIFCGKCSSKYSTIPKFGIEKEVRVCEPCYEHLNKKTEGKAAATSELPPEYLTSPLSQQSQVSSCPVGDLVILTCLLIPLLTTSLSFHFQLPPKRDETALQEEEELQLAIALSQSEAEEKERMRQKTTYSMYPKAEPTPVTSSAPPVSTLYSPPVNSSAPLAEDIDPELARYLNRNYWEKKQEEVRKSPTPSAPLSLTEPAVQPGEAHPAPLGVVEQYQNGESEENHEQFLKALQNAVTTFVNRMKSNHMRGRSITNDSAVLSLFQSINNMHPQLLELLNQLDERRLYYEGLQDKLAQIRDARGALNALREEHQEKLRRAAEEAERQRQIQLAQKLEIMRQKKQEYLEMQRQLAIQRLQEQEKERQLRLEQQKQTIQMRAQMPAFSLPYAQLQAMPAASGVIYQPSGPTSFPGTFSPAGSVEGSPMHSVYMNQAAQAGAGPYAAMPGTDPSMVNAYMYQPGASSGQGPQQGPAVPTTTPAYSSYQPTPTQGYQTAASQSQSIPAISQAPQSGTMGYMGSQSVSMGYQPYSMQGLMSALPGQDTALSSLPAQQSYLPGQQPLYQQVAPAGGPPQQQPPPAPAPGQQPPGSGEAQLISFD from the exons ATggggcgcggcggcggcaccTTCGAGCGGCTCCTCG ACAAGGCCacgagccagctcctgctggagacGGACTGGGAATCCATCCTGCAGATCTGCGACATGATCCGGCAGGGAGACACGCA AGCAAAATACGCTGTCAACGCCATCAAGAAGAAGGTGAATGACAAGAATCCCCACGTGGCCCTGTACGCGCTGGAG GTCATGGAGTCGGTGGTTAAAAACTGTGGCCAAACAGTCCATGACGAGGTGGCCAATAAACAGACCATGGAGGAGCTGAAGGAAATACTCAAG AGGCAAGTGGAAACAAGTGTCCGCAGTAAGATCCTATACCTCATCCAGGCCTGGGCTCATGCCTTCCGCAACGAGCCCAAGTACAAGGTGGTGCAGGACACCTATCAGATAATGAAGGTTGAAG GGCACGTCTTCCCGGAGTTCAAGGAGAGCGACGCCATGTTCGCCGCAGAGAGG GCTCCAGACTGGGTGGATGCAGAGGAGTGTCACAGGTGCCGAGTGCAGTTTGGTGTTGTGACGCGGaag CACCACTGCCGGGCCTGCGGGCAGATCTTCTGTGGAAAATGCTCCTCCAAGTATTCCACCATCCCCAAGTTTGGGATTGAGAAGGAAGTGAGAGTCTGTGAGCCCTGCTATGAGCATCTCAACAA GAAAACTGAGGGTaaagctgctgccacctctgaaCTGCCCCCTGAGTACCTGACCAGCCCTCTCTCTCAGCAGTCCCAGGTGAGCAGCTGCCCAGTAGGTGATCTGGTGATCCTGACCTGTTTGTTGATCCCATTACTGACCACCTCCTTATCTTTCCACTTCCAGCTGCCTCCGAAGCGCGATGAGACAGCTCTgcaagaggaagaggagctcCAGCTGGCTATTGCCTTGTCTCAGTCAGAGgctgaggagaaggagagaatg aggcagaaaacaaCCTACTCCATGTACCCCAAGGCTGAGCCCACTCCTGTCACGTCGTCGGCTCCCCCAGTCAGCACGCTCTACTCCCCGCCTGTG AATTCCTCTGCTCCCTTGGCCGAAGACATTGACCCAGAG CTGGCCCGGTACCTGAACCGCAACTACTGGGAGAAGAAACAGGAGGAGGTTCGCAAGAGCCCCACACCGTCAGCACCCCTGTCCCTGACGGAGCCAGCTGTGCAGCCCGGGGAAGCCCACCCTGCCCCTCTTGGGGTGGTTGAG cagtACCAAAACGGTGAGTCCGAGGAGAACCACGAGCAGTTCCTGAAGGCGCTGCAGAACGCGGTCACCACGTTCGTCAACCGCATGAAGAGCAACCACATGCGAGGCCGCAGCATCACCAACGACTCTGCCGTGTTGTCCCTCTTCCAGTCCATCAACAACATGCACCcgcagctgctggagctgctcaacCAGCTGGACGAGCGCAGGC tgtACTATGAAGGCCTGCAGGACAAACTGGCCCAGATCCGGGATGCGCGCGGGGCTCTGAACGCGCTGCGGGAGGAGCACCAGGAGAAGCTGCGGCGTGCAGCGGAGGAGGCAGAGCGGCAGCGCCAGATCCAGCTGGCACAGAAGCTGGAGATCATGAGGCAGAAGAAGCAG GAGTATCTGGAGATGCAGCGCCAGCTGGCCATCCAGcgactgcaggagcaggagaaggagaggcagctgcgcctggagcagcagaagcagacCATCCAGATGAGAGCCCAGATGCCAGCTTTCTCGCTGCCTTATGCTCAG CTCCAGGCCATGCCCGCAGCCAGTGGGGTGATCTACCAGCCCTCTGGGCCCACCAGCTTCCCTGGCACCTTCAGCCCGGCTGGCTCGGTGGAGGGCTCTCCCATGCACAGCGTGTACATGAACCAGGCTGCACAAGCGGGAGCTGGGCCCTACGCTGCCATGCCCGGCACTG ATCCCAGCATGGTGAATGCCTACATGTACCAGCCGGGTGCCAGCAGTGGGCAGGGCCCTCAGCAGGGGCCGGCGGTGCCCACCACCACCCCTGCATATTCATCCTACCAGCCCACACCCACACAGGGCTACCAG ACTGCAGCCTCACAGTCGCAGAGCATCCCAGCCATCTCCCAGGCACCCCAGTCAGGCACCATGGGCTACATGGGCAGCCAGTCTGTCTCCATGGGCTACCAGCCCTACAGCATGCAG GGTCTGATGTCTGCCCTGCCAGGCCAGGACACcgctctgagcagcctgccagcccagcagtcCTACCTGCCCGGGCAGCAACCCCTCTACCAACAG gtgGCCCCAGCTGGGGGgcccccccagcagcagcccccaccAGCGCCTGCCCCCGGGCAGCAGCCCCCGGGCAGCGGCGAGGCCCAGCTCATCTCCTTTGACTGA
- the HGS gene encoding hepatocyte growth factor-regulated tyrosine kinase substrate isoform X4, with protein sequence MGRGGGTFERLLDKATSQLLLETDWESILQICDMIRQGDTQAKYAVNAIKKKVNDKNPHVALYALEVMESVVKNCGQTVHDEVANKQTMEELKEILKRQVETSVRSKILYLIQAWAHAFRNEPKYKVVQDTYQIMKVEGHVFPEFKESDAMFAAERAPDWVDAEECHRCRVQFGVVTRKHHCRACGQIFCGKCSSKYSTIPKFGIEKEVRVCEPCYEHLNKKTEGKAAATSELPPEYLTSPLSQQSQLPPKRDETALQEEEELQLAIALSQSEAEEKERMRQKTTYSMYPKAEPTPVTSSAPPVSTLYSPPVNSSAPLAEDIDPELARYLNRNYWEKKQEEVRKSPTPSAPLSLTEPAVQPGEAHPAPLGVVEQYQNGESEENHEQFLKALQNAVTTFVNRMKSNHMRGRSITNDSAVLSLFQSINNMHPQLLELLNQLDERRLYYEGLQDKLAQIRDARGALNALREEHQEKLRRAAEEAERQRQIQLAQKLEIMRQKKQEYLEMQRQLAIQRLQEQEKERQLRLEQQKQTIQMRAQMPAFSLPYAQLQAMPAASGVIYQPSGPTSFPGTFSPAGSVEGSPMHSVYMNQAAQAGAGPYAAMPGTDPSMVNAYMYQPGASSGQGPQQGPAVPTTTPAYSSYQPTPTQGYQTAASQSQSIPAISQAPQSGTMGYMGSQSVSMGYQPYSMQGLMSALPGQDTALSSLPAQQSYLPGQQPLYQQVAPAGGPPQQQPPPAPAPGQQPPGSGEAQLISFD encoded by the exons ATggggcgcggcggcggcaccTTCGAGCGGCTCCTCG ACAAGGCCacgagccagctcctgctggagacGGACTGGGAATCCATCCTGCAGATCTGCGACATGATCCGGCAGGGAGACACGCA AGCAAAATACGCTGTCAACGCCATCAAGAAGAAGGTGAATGACAAGAATCCCCACGTGGCCCTGTACGCGCTGGAG GTCATGGAGTCGGTGGTTAAAAACTGTGGCCAAACAGTCCATGACGAGGTGGCCAATAAACAGACCATGGAGGAGCTGAAGGAAATACTCAAG AGGCAAGTGGAAACAAGTGTCCGCAGTAAGATCCTATACCTCATCCAGGCCTGGGCTCATGCCTTCCGCAACGAGCCCAAGTACAAGGTGGTGCAGGACACCTATCAGATAATGAAGGTTGAAG GGCACGTCTTCCCGGAGTTCAAGGAGAGCGACGCCATGTTCGCCGCAGAGAGG GCTCCAGACTGGGTGGATGCAGAGGAGTGTCACAGGTGCCGAGTGCAGTTTGGTGTTGTGACGCGGaag CACCACTGCCGGGCCTGCGGGCAGATCTTCTGTGGAAAATGCTCCTCCAAGTATTCCACCATCCCCAAGTTTGGGATTGAGAAGGAAGTGAGAGTCTGTGAGCCCTGCTATGAGCATCTCAACAA GAAAACTGAGGGTaaagctgctgccacctctgaaCTGCCCCCTGAGTACCTGACCAGCCCTCTCTCTCAGCAGTCCCAG CTGCCTCCGAAGCGCGATGAGACAGCTCTgcaagaggaagaggagctcCAGCTGGCTATTGCCTTGTCTCAGTCAGAGgctgaggagaaggagagaatg aggcagaaaacaaCCTACTCCATGTACCCCAAGGCTGAGCCCACTCCTGTCACGTCGTCGGCTCCCCCAGTCAGCACGCTCTACTCCCCGCCTGTG AATTCCTCTGCTCCCTTGGCCGAAGACATTGACCCAGAG CTGGCCCGGTACCTGAACCGCAACTACTGGGAGAAGAAACAGGAGGAGGTTCGCAAGAGCCCCACACCGTCAGCACCCCTGTCCCTGACGGAGCCAGCTGTGCAGCCCGGGGAAGCCCACCCTGCCCCTCTTGGGGTGGTTGAG cagtACCAAAACGGTGAGTCCGAGGAGAACCACGAGCAGTTCCTGAAGGCGCTGCAGAACGCGGTCACCACGTTCGTCAACCGCATGAAGAGCAACCACATGCGAGGCCGCAGCATCACCAACGACTCTGCCGTGTTGTCCCTCTTCCAGTCCATCAACAACATGCACCcgcagctgctggagctgctcaacCAGCTGGACGAGCGCAGGC tgtACTATGAAGGCCTGCAGGACAAACTGGCCCAGATCCGGGATGCGCGCGGGGCTCTGAACGCGCTGCGGGAGGAGCACCAGGAGAAGCTGCGGCGTGCAGCGGAGGAGGCAGAGCGGCAGCGCCAGATCCAGCTGGCACAGAAGCTGGAGATCATGAGGCAGAAGAAGCAG GAGTATCTGGAGATGCAGCGCCAGCTGGCCATCCAGcgactgcaggagcaggagaaggagaggcagctgcgcctggagcagcagaagcagacCATCCAGATGAGAGCCCAGATGCCAGCTTTCTCGCTGCCTTATGCTCAG CTCCAGGCCATGCCCGCAGCCAGTGGGGTGATCTACCAGCCCTCTGGGCCCACCAGCTTCCCTGGCACCTTCAGCCCGGCTGGCTCGGTGGAGGGCTCTCCCATGCACAGCGTGTACATGAACCAGGCTGCACAAGCGGGAGCTGGGCCCTACGCTGCCATGCCCGGCACTG ATCCCAGCATGGTGAATGCCTACATGTACCAGCCGGGTGCCAGCAGTGGGCAGGGCCCTCAGCAGGGGCCGGCGGTGCCCACCACCACCCCTGCATATTCATCCTACCAGCCCACACCCACACAGGGCTACCAG ACTGCAGCCTCACAGTCGCAGAGCATCCCAGCCATCTCCCAGGCACCCCAGTCAGGCACCATGGGCTACATGGGCAGCCAGTCTGTCTCCATGGGCTACCAGCCCTACAGCATGCAG GGTCTGATGTCTGCCCTGCCAGGCCAGGACACcgctctgagcagcctgccagcccagcagtcCTACCTGCCCGGGCAGCAACCCCTCTACCAACAG gtgGCCCCAGCTGGGGGgcccccccagcagcagcccccaccAGCGCCTGCCCCCGGGCAGCAGCCCCCGGGCAGCGGCGAGGCCCAGCTCATCTCCTTTGACTGA
- the HGS gene encoding hepatocyte growth factor-regulated tyrosine kinase substrate isoform X2 has product MGRGGGTFERLLDKATSQLLLETDWESILQICDMIRQGDTQAKYAVNAIKKKVNDKNPHVALYALEVMESVVKNCGQTVHDEVANKQTMEELKEILKRQVETSVRSKILYLIQAWAHAFRNEPKYKVVQDTYQIMKVEGHVFPEFKESDAMFAAERAPDWVDAEECHRCRVQFGVVTRKHHCRACGQIFCGKCSSKYSTIPKFGIEKEVRVCEPCYEHLNKKTEGKAAATSELPPEYLTSPLSQQSQLPPKRDETALQEEEELQLAIALSQSEAEEKERMRQKTTYSMYPKAEPTPVTSSAPPVSTLYSPPVNSSAPLAEDIDPELARYLNRNYWEKKQEEVRKSPTPSAPLSLTEPAVQPGEAHPAPLGVVEQQYQNGESEENHEQFLKALQNAVTTFVNRMKSNHMRGRSITNDSAVLSLFQSINNMHPQLLELLNQLDERRLYYEGLQDKLAQIRDARGALNALREEHQEKLRRAAEEAERQRQIQLAQKLEIMRQKKQEYLEMQRQLAIQRLQEQEKERQLRLEQQKQTIQMRAQMPAFSLPYAQLQAMPAASGVIYQPSGPTSFPGTFSPAGSVEGSPMHSVYMNQAAQAGAGPYAAMPGTGTLAAQPLRGGESPGRLLQPLLSPPDPSMVNAYMYQPGASSGQGPQQGPAVPTTTPAYSSYQPTPTQGYQTAASQSQSIPAISQAPQSGTMGYMGSQSVSMGYQPYSMQGLMSALPGQDTALSSLPAQQSYLPGQQPLYQQVAPAGGPPQQQPPPAPAPGQQPPGSGEAQLISFD; this is encoded by the exons ATggggcgcggcggcggcaccTTCGAGCGGCTCCTCG ACAAGGCCacgagccagctcctgctggagacGGACTGGGAATCCATCCTGCAGATCTGCGACATGATCCGGCAGGGAGACACGCA AGCAAAATACGCTGTCAACGCCATCAAGAAGAAGGTGAATGACAAGAATCCCCACGTGGCCCTGTACGCGCTGGAG GTCATGGAGTCGGTGGTTAAAAACTGTGGCCAAACAGTCCATGACGAGGTGGCCAATAAACAGACCATGGAGGAGCTGAAGGAAATACTCAAG AGGCAAGTGGAAACAAGTGTCCGCAGTAAGATCCTATACCTCATCCAGGCCTGGGCTCATGCCTTCCGCAACGAGCCCAAGTACAAGGTGGTGCAGGACACCTATCAGATAATGAAGGTTGAAG GGCACGTCTTCCCGGAGTTCAAGGAGAGCGACGCCATGTTCGCCGCAGAGAGG GCTCCAGACTGGGTGGATGCAGAGGAGTGTCACAGGTGCCGAGTGCAGTTTGGTGTTGTGACGCGGaag CACCACTGCCGGGCCTGCGGGCAGATCTTCTGTGGAAAATGCTCCTCCAAGTATTCCACCATCCCCAAGTTTGGGATTGAGAAGGAAGTGAGAGTCTGTGAGCCCTGCTATGAGCATCTCAACAA GAAAACTGAGGGTaaagctgctgccacctctgaaCTGCCCCCTGAGTACCTGACCAGCCCTCTCTCTCAGCAGTCCCAG CTGCCTCCGAAGCGCGATGAGACAGCTCTgcaagaggaagaggagctcCAGCTGGCTATTGCCTTGTCTCAGTCAGAGgctgaggagaaggagagaatg aggcagaaaacaaCCTACTCCATGTACCCCAAGGCTGAGCCCACTCCTGTCACGTCGTCGGCTCCCCCAGTCAGCACGCTCTACTCCCCGCCTGTG AATTCCTCTGCTCCCTTGGCCGAAGACATTGACCCAGAG CTGGCCCGGTACCTGAACCGCAACTACTGGGAGAAGAAACAGGAGGAGGTTCGCAAGAGCCCCACACCGTCAGCACCCCTGTCCCTGACGGAGCCAGCTGTGCAGCCCGGGGAAGCCCACCCTGCCCCTCTTGGGGTGGTTGAG cagcagtACCAAAACGGTGAGTCCGAGGAGAACCACGAGCAGTTCCTGAAGGCGCTGCAGAACGCGGTCACCACGTTCGTCAACCGCATGAAGAGCAACCACATGCGAGGCCGCAGCATCACCAACGACTCTGCCGTGTTGTCCCTCTTCCAGTCCATCAACAACATGCACCcgcagctgctggagctgctcaacCAGCTGGACGAGCGCAGGC tgtACTATGAAGGCCTGCAGGACAAACTGGCCCAGATCCGGGATGCGCGCGGGGCTCTGAACGCGCTGCGGGAGGAGCACCAGGAGAAGCTGCGGCGTGCAGCGGAGGAGGCAGAGCGGCAGCGCCAGATCCAGCTGGCACAGAAGCTGGAGATCATGAGGCAGAAGAAGCAG GAGTATCTGGAGATGCAGCGCCAGCTGGCCATCCAGcgactgcaggagcaggagaaggagaggcagctgcgcctggagcagcagaagcagacCATCCAGATGAGAGCCCAGATGCCAGCTTTCTCGCTGCCTTATGCTCAG CTCCAGGCCATGCCCGCAGCCAGTGGGGTGATCTACCAGCCCTCTGGGCCCACCAGCTTCCCTGGCACCTTCAGCCCGGCTGGCTCGGTGGAGGGCTCTCCCATGCACAGCGTGTACATGAACCAGGCTGCACAAGCGGGAGCTGGGCCCTACGCTGCCATGCCCGGCACTGGTACGTTGGCAGCTCAGCCGCTGCGGGGAGGGGAGAGCCCAGGGCGGCTGCTCCAACCTCTGCTCTCTCCCCCAGATCCCAGCATGGTGAATGCCTACATGTACCAGCCGGGTGCCAGCAGTGGGCAGGGCCCTCAGCAGGGGCCGGCGGTGCCCACCACCACCCCTGCATATTCATCCTACCAGCCCACACCCACACAGGGCTACCAG ACTGCAGCCTCACAGTCGCAGAGCATCCCAGCCATCTCCCAGGCACCCCAGTCAGGCACCATGGGCTACATGGGCAGCCAGTCTGTCTCCATGGGCTACCAGCCCTACAGCATGCAG GGTCTGATGTCTGCCCTGCCAGGCCAGGACACcgctctgagcagcctgccagcccagcagtcCTACCTGCCCGGGCAGCAACCCCTCTACCAACAG gtgGCCCCAGCTGGGGGgcccccccagcagcagcccccaccAGCGCCTGCCCCCGGGCAGCAGCCCCCGGGCAGCGGCGAGGCCCAGCTCATCTCCTTTGACTGA
- the ARL16 gene encoding ADP-ribosylation factor-like protein 16, with amino-acid sequence MAAGRSPPTFLLLGAAGGGKSLLVRRLRQLSAEEPAELGEPPATLPTVGTNLTDLRLPRRVTVRELGGCMGPIWPSYYSECSALLFVVDASNPTQVSSSCIQLLSVLSAAPLASVPVLVLFNKIDLPCYMSLVEMKSLFRMQDIVSCATQPITMLETSARDGTGLAAVLQWLRTVLQDPC; translated from the exons ATGGCCGCGGGCCGCTCCCCGcccaccttcctgctgctgggggcggcgggcggcgggaaGAGCCTCCTGGTGCGGCGGCTGCGC CAGCTGAGCGCCGAGGAGCCCGCGGAGCTGGGCGAGCCCCCGGCCACGCTGCCCACG GTGGGCACCAACCTGACGGACCTGCGGCTGCCGCGGAGGGTGACCGTGCGGGAGCTGGGCGGCTGCATGGGCCCCATCTGGCCCAGCTACTACAGCGAGTGCAGCGCTCTCCTG TTCGTGGTGGATGCCTCCAACCCCACGCAGGTCTCCTCGTCCTGCATCCAGCTGCTCTCAGTCCTGTCTGCAGCGCCGCTCGCCTCTGTGCCCGTCCTGGTGCTCTTCAACAAGAT TGACCTGCCCTGCTACATGTCACTGGTGGAGATGAAGTCGCTGTTCCGCATGCAGGACATCGTGTCCTGCGCTACGCAGCCCATCACGATGCTGGAGACCAGCGCCCGCGATGGCACCGGCCTGGCCGCTGTCCTGCAGTGGCTTCGGACCGTCCTCCAAGACCCCTGctga
- the HGS gene encoding hepatocyte growth factor-regulated tyrosine kinase substrate isoform X3: MGRGGGTFERLLDKATSQLLLETDWESILQICDMIRQGDTQAKYAVNAIKKKVNDKNPHVALYALEVMESVVKNCGQTVHDEVANKQTMEELKEILKRQVETSVRSKILYLIQAWAHAFRNEPKYKVVQDTYQIMKVEGHVFPEFKESDAMFAAERAPDWVDAEECHRCRVQFGVVTRKHHCRACGQIFCGKCSSKYSTIPKFGIEKEVRVCEPCYEHLNKKTEGKAAATSELPPEYLTSPLSQQSQLPPKRDETALQEEEELQLAIALSQSEAEEKERMRQKTTYSMYPKAEPTPVTSSAPPVSTLYSPPVNSSAPLAEDIDPELARYLNRNYWEKKQEEVRKSPTPSAPLSLTEPAVQPGEAHPAPLGVVEQQYQNGESEENHEQFLKALQNAVTTFVNRMKSNHMRGRSITNDSAVLSLFQSINNMHPQLLELLNQLDERRLYYEGLQDKLAQIRDARGALNALREEHQEKLRRAAEEAERQRQIQLAQKLEIMRQKKQEYLEMQRQLAIQRLQEQEKERQLRLEQQKQTIQMRAQMPAFSLPYAQLQAMPAASGVIYQPSGPTSFPGTFSPAGSVEGSPMHSVYMNQAAQAGAGPYAAMPGTDPSMVNAYMYQPGASSGQGPQQGPAVPTTTPAYSSYQPTPTQGYQTAASQSQSIPAISQAPQSGTMGYMGSQSVSMGYQPYSMQGLMSALPGQDTALSSLPAQQSYLPGQQPLYQQVAPAGGPPQQQPPPAPAPGQQPPGSGEAQLISFD, from the exons ATggggcgcggcggcggcaccTTCGAGCGGCTCCTCG ACAAGGCCacgagccagctcctgctggagacGGACTGGGAATCCATCCTGCAGATCTGCGACATGATCCGGCAGGGAGACACGCA AGCAAAATACGCTGTCAACGCCATCAAGAAGAAGGTGAATGACAAGAATCCCCACGTGGCCCTGTACGCGCTGGAG GTCATGGAGTCGGTGGTTAAAAACTGTGGCCAAACAGTCCATGACGAGGTGGCCAATAAACAGACCATGGAGGAGCTGAAGGAAATACTCAAG AGGCAAGTGGAAACAAGTGTCCGCAGTAAGATCCTATACCTCATCCAGGCCTGGGCTCATGCCTTCCGCAACGAGCCCAAGTACAAGGTGGTGCAGGACACCTATCAGATAATGAAGGTTGAAG GGCACGTCTTCCCGGAGTTCAAGGAGAGCGACGCCATGTTCGCCGCAGAGAGG GCTCCAGACTGGGTGGATGCAGAGGAGTGTCACAGGTGCCGAGTGCAGTTTGGTGTTGTGACGCGGaag CACCACTGCCGGGCCTGCGGGCAGATCTTCTGTGGAAAATGCTCCTCCAAGTATTCCACCATCCCCAAGTTTGGGATTGAGAAGGAAGTGAGAGTCTGTGAGCCCTGCTATGAGCATCTCAACAA GAAAACTGAGGGTaaagctgctgccacctctgaaCTGCCCCCTGAGTACCTGACCAGCCCTCTCTCTCAGCAGTCCCAG CTGCCTCCGAAGCGCGATGAGACAGCTCTgcaagaggaagaggagctcCAGCTGGCTATTGCCTTGTCTCAGTCAGAGgctgaggagaaggagagaatg aggcagaaaacaaCCTACTCCATGTACCCCAAGGCTGAGCCCACTCCTGTCACGTCGTCGGCTCCCCCAGTCAGCACGCTCTACTCCCCGCCTGTG AATTCCTCTGCTCCCTTGGCCGAAGACATTGACCCAGAG CTGGCCCGGTACCTGAACCGCAACTACTGGGAGAAGAAACAGGAGGAGGTTCGCAAGAGCCCCACACCGTCAGCACCCCTGTCCCTGACGGAGCCAGCTGTGCAGCCCGGGGAAGCCCACCCTGCCCCTCTTGGGGTGGTTGAG cagcagtACCAAAACGGTGAGTCCGAGGAGAACCACGAGCAGTTCCTGAAGGCGCTGCAGAACGCGGTCACCACGTTCGTCAACCGCATGAAGAGCAACCACATGCGAGGCCGCAGCATCACCAACGACTCTGCCGTGTTGTCCCTCTTCCAGTCCATCAACAACATGCACCcgcagctgctggagctgctcaacCAGCTGGACGAGCGCAGGC tgtACTATGAAGGCCTGCAGGACAAACTGGCCCAGATCCGGGATGCGCGCGGGGCTCTGAACGCGCTGCGGGAGGAGCACCAGGAGAAGCTGCGGCGTGCAGCGGAGGAGGCAGAGCGGCAGCGCCAGATCCAGCTGGCACAGAAGCTGGAGATCATGAGGCAGAAGAAGCAG GAGTATCTGGAGATGCAGCGCCAGCTGGCCATCCAGcgactgcaggagcaggagaaggagaggcagctgcgcctggagcagcagaagcagacCATCCAGATGAGAGCCCAGATGCCAGCTTTCTCGCTGCCTTATGCTCAG CTCCAGGCCATGCCCGCAGCCAGTGGGGTGATCTACCAGCCCTCTGGGCCCACCAGCTTCCCTGGCACCTTCAGCCCGGCTGGCTCGGTGGAGGGCTCTCCCATGCACAGCGTGTACATGAACCAGGCTGCACAAGCGGGAGCTGGGCCCTACGCTGCCATGCCCGGCACTG ATCCCAGCATGGTGAATGCCTACATGTACCAGCCGGGTGCCAGCAGTGGGCAGGGCCCTCAGCAGGGGCCGGCGGTGCCCACCACCACCCCTGCATATTCATCCTACCAGCCCACACCCACACAGGGCTACCAG ACTGCAGCCTCACAGTCGCAGAGCATCCCAGCCATCTCCCAGGCACCCCAGTCAGGCACCATGGGCTACATGGGCAGCCAGTCTGTCTCCATGGGCTACCAGCCCTACAGCATGCAG GGTCTGATGTCTGCCCTGCCAGGCCAGGACACcgctctgagcagcctgccagcccagcagtcCTACCTGCCCGGGCAGCAACCCCTCTACCAACAG gtgGCCCCAGCTGGGGGgcccccccagcagcagcccccaccAGCGCCTGCCCCCGGGCAGCAGCCCCCGGGCAGCGGCGAGGCCCAGCTCATCTCCTTTGACTGA